The proteins below are encoded in one region of Malaclemys terrapin pileata isolate rMalTer1 chromosome 8, rMalTer1.hap1, whole genome shotgun sequence:
- the LOC128841783 gene encoding protein zyg-11 homolog B-like — MVRFLHVQNRQRPPPPICSDCPAVQAEASPYSLLDISLKALTADLEKFCTERQDGTLCLKESERLPQEVADRLLQTMAFHELLNDGTVGIFRGNQIRLKQACIRKAKISALSFRKAFCHHKLIELDATGMNADISIADIVGGLGSNKWIQQNLQCLVLDSLRLSLTNPYERCFNQLSGLRALSITNVRFHNEDLVEIASLPRLESLDISNTSVTDITPLLACKDRLKSLSMHYLKCLTMTTPQVLDVIRQLKYLNHLDISDDQQFTSDIPVSLLEQKDILPQLVSLDISGSKYITDEAVEAFVKQRPAMQFVGLLATDAGYSEFLSGEGNLKVSGGANEIQISEALKRYSERSYFVKEAFFRLFTQTCFMRITKPEILKLVIVGMRNHPLDLAVQLTASACSLNLTRQGLSAGMPVRLLSDVIHLLLKAVENFPEQQQLQKNCLLLLSSVRILQDVPFNRFEAAKLVMQWLCNHENQNMQRMAVNISSILALKLSSEQTAQLSAELYIVVGELLEIVEQKTNLNEVDTTFMFTLSALWNLTDESATTCRHFIDNQGLELFMRVLECFPSDSAIQHKVLGLLNNVAEVRELQSKLMWKDFIDCLSELLCSAEIEVSFFSAGIIANLLSRGEQAWTLSQTQRKSLIEQLHSTILKWPTPKCKMVALVAYRSLNPFYPLLDCFTISGVQLWAVWAMQHVCCKTPARYCSMLIEEGGLQHLYDIKENNQTDPDVLRINNEILDSVETHMMYYGRPKYLKKPQTKSNG, encoded by the exons ATGGTGCGGTTCCTGCACGTCCAGAACCGGCAGCGGCCGCCGCCGCCCATCTGCAGCGACTGCCCCGCTGTCCAG GCTGAGGCATCTCCATACTCCTTACTTGACATCTCTTTGAAAGCGCTGACTGCTGACCTAGAGAAGTTTTGTACTGAGAGGCAAGATGGAACACTATGCTTGAAAGAATCTGAAAGACTTCCCCAAGAAGTAGCTGATCGATTGCTGCAGACTATGGCATTTCATG AGCTGCTGAATGATGGAACGGTGGGCATTTTCCGAGGTAACCAAATACGCTTGAAACAAGCTTGCATCCGGAAAGCAAAAATATCTGCACTGTCTTTCAGAAAAGCATTCTGCCATCATAAGCTAATAGAACTTGATGCTACAGGGATGAATGCAGACATTTCTATTGCAGATATTGTAGGCGGACTTGGTAGCAATAAGTGGATCCAGCAAAATCTTCAGTGCCTTGTACTGGACTCATTAAGACTTTCCCTGACAAATCCATATGAAAGGTGCTTCAATCAATTGTCTGGTCTTCGTGCTTTGAGCATTACCAATGTTCGCTTCCACAATGAGGATTTAGTGGAGATTGCTTCACTTCCAAGGCTGGAAAGTTTGGATATATCCAACACTTCTGTCACGGACATAACTCCACTTCTCGCCTGCAAGGATCGACTTAAGTCTCTCTCTATGCACTATTTGAAGTGTTTAACAATGACTACGCCCCAAGTCTTGGATGTCATAAGACAACTAAAGTATTTGAACCACCTTGATATTTCGGATGATCAGCAGTTTACATCTGACATACCGGTCTCTTTACTAGAGCAGAAAGACATCCTACCTCAACTAGTGTCTTTGGACATTTCTGGCAGTAAATACATTACTGATGAAGCTGTAGAAGCATTTGTCAAACAGCGACCTGCAATGCAGTTTGTGGGACTACTTGCTACTGATGCTGGCTACTCTGAATTCCTTTCGGGAGAAGGAAACTTGAAg GTATCGGGAGGAGCAAATGAGATTCAGATTTCTGAAGCTCTGAAGCGTTACAGTGAGCGGTCATACTTTGTGAAGGAGGCTTTCTTTCGTCTCTTCACCCAGACGTGTTTTATGAGAATAACTAAGCCTGAAATCTTAAAG CTTGTGATTGTTGGAATGAGAAATCACCCCTTGGACTTGGCAGTGCAGTTAACTGCTAGTGCGTGTTCTCTTAACTTAACTAGACAGGGTCTGTCTGCTGGCATGCCTGTTCGTCTGCTGTCCGATGTGATCCATTTACTACTCAAAGCCGTGGAAAACTTTCCTGAACAACAACAG CTGCAGAAGAATTGCCTCCTTCTCCTATCTAGTGTCAGGATCCTTCAAGATGTTCCATTTAACAG GTTTGAAGCTGCCAAACTTGTTATGCAGTGGCTGTGTAACCATGAAAATCAAAATATGCAAAGGATGGCAGTGAATATAAGCTCTATTCTAGCTTTGAAG CTTTCATCTGAGCAAACAGCACAACTTAGTGCAGAGCTCTACATCGTTGTGGGG GAACTTCTTGAAATAGTTGAACAGAAAACAAATTTGAATGAAGTAGATACTACTTTCATGTTTACCCTGAGTGCACTTTGGAATCTCACTGATGAATCCGCTACCACCTGTAGGCACTTCATTGACAACCAAGGGTTAGAACTCTTCATGAGAGTTTTAGAG tgttttCCATCTGATTCAGCTATACAACATAAAGTTCTTGGCCTTCTG AACAATGTAGCAGAAGTGAGGGAACTTCAGTCTAAACTAATGTGGAAGGACTTCATAGACTGTCTCAGTGAATTATTGTGTAGTGCTGAGATAGAAGTCAGTTTCTTTTCAGCTGGGATTATTGCTAATTTACTATCTAGAGGAGAGCAGGCCTGGACACTGAGTCAAACCCAAAGAAAATCTCTGATTGAACAACTG CATTCAACCATTTTGAAGTGGCCAACACCAAAATGTAAGATGGTAGCGTTGGTTGCCTACAG ATCCTTGAATCCTTTCTATCCATTACTTGACTGCTTCACGATATCTGGGGTTCAGCTCTGGGCAGTGTGGGCCATGCAGCATGTCTGCTGCAAAACTC CTGCCAGGTACTGTAGCATGTTAATTGAAGAAGGTGGCTTGCAGCACTTGTATGACATCAAAGAAAACAATCAGACTGA